From a single Sneathia sanguinegens genomic region:
- a CDS encoding calcium-translocating P-type ATPase, PMCA-type produces the protein MKYFNLDIRKCLELLKTDDINGLTQKEAKARLEKNGENKLEDEKKKSILKLLFEQINDVMIYVLLVSALVTIIVNKEFTDAIIILIVVMINAVVGLMQELKAEKALQALKEMTNPKAIVLRNGVMEEIESRYLVIGDIVLLEAGRIVPADLRLIETMNLKIEESSFTGESVPAEKNAEGILDENTQIADRTNMAFMSTLVSYGRAKGVVCATGCDTEIGKIAKLLQVEEEQTPLQKKMNKLGKYLGYIAISICVFIFIIGIFQKRDIVTMLITSISLAVAAIPEGLVAIISIVLALGVTRMSKKNAIIKKMPAVETLGSVNYICSDKTGTLTQNKMTVLKDYTFDGKKELLIKTMILSSDARIENNGKEFGDPTEVALIAYGMKHGIFKDELENVEKRIDEFAFDSERKMASTLTKNDVAYKVNVKGALDNLLTKCKYIIKNGKEEELTEEYKKEILDKANEMSNKALRVLACAYKIVDKQINSEDFEKDLVLVGIVGMIDPPREEVKASINEAKKAGITVIMITGDHKNTAFAIAKQLGIATKIEECCLGQELDKYTDDELVDIVKKYRVYSRVSPEHKVKIVRALKKGGNIVSMTGDGVNDAPSLKVADIGVAMGITGTDVSKGASDMILTDDNFTTIVTAIKEGRNIYNNIKKAIIFLLTCNLGEVMTILVATIFRWPLPLIATQLLWINLVTDTLPALALGVDPASTDVMQEKPRPQDENFFSHGSGIRAIIGGFTIGFLTLLAFYIGLKEKGINLFTIIDINSIPEAHLAYARTMAFIVLTISQLCYAFTMRSEKENLIKVGIFKNKYLNLSLIVGVALQLMLTATPLLAKAFCVTKLTIFDFDIVVIFVLIPVIINEIIKKVQK, from the coding sequence TTGAAATACTTTAATTTAGATATAAGAAAGTGCTTAGAATTATTGAAAACTGATGATATTAATGGTTTAACACAAAAAGAAGCAAAAGCTCGTTTAGAAAAAAATGGGGAAAATAAATTAGAAGATGAAAAGAAAAAATCAATATTAAAACTTTTATTTGAACAAATAAATGATGTAATGATTTATGTCTTATTGGTATCGGCTTTAGTAACTATTATTGTAAATAAAGAATTTACTGATGCGATTATTATCCTTATTGTTGTAATGATTAATGCTGTAGTAGGACTTATGCAAGAATTAAAGGCTGAAAAAGCCTTGCAAGCATTAAAAGAAATGACTAATCCAAAGGCTATAGTTTTAAGAAATGGTGTAATGGAAGAAATAGAATCAAGATATTTAGTTATTGGGGATATAGTTTTATTAGAAGCAGGTAGAATTGTTCCAGCAGATTTAAGATTAATAGAAACAATGAATCTAAAAATTGAAGAAAGTAGTTTTACTGGAGAATCAGTTCCTGCAGAAAAAAATGCAGAGGGAATTTTAGATGAAAATACTCAAATAGCTGATAGAACTAATATGGCATTTATGTCAACTTTAGTTAGTTATGGAAGAGCAAAAGGAGTTGTTTGTGCTACTGGTTGTGATACAGAAATAGGTAAAATTGCAAAATTATTGCAAGTTGAAGAAGAACAAACACCTTTGCAAAAAAAGATGAATAAGTTAGGGAAATACTTGGGATATATTGCAATAAGCATTTGTGTTTTTATTTTTATTATAGGTATTTTTCAAAAAAGAGATATCGTAACTATGCTAATTACATCAATTAGTTTAGCAGTAGCGGCGATACCGGAAGGTTTAGTTGCAATAATTTCTATTGTATTAGCCTTGGGTGTAACTAGAATGTCTAAGAAAAATGCAATAATAAAGAAAATGCCTGCAGTAGAAACTTTAGGTTCTGTTAATTATATTTGTTCAGATAAAACTGGAACTTTGACTCAAAATAAAATGACAGTGTTAAAAGATTATACTTTTGATGGAAAAAAAGAGTTGCTTATAAAAACAATGATACTTTCATCTGATGCAAGAATAGAAAATAATGGGAAAGAATTTGGTGATCCTACTGAAGTAGCACTTATAGCTTATGGTATGAAGCATGGAATTTTTAAGGATGAATTAGAAAATGTTGAAAAAAGAATAGATGAATTTGCTTTTGATTCAGAAAGAAAAATGGCTTCAACCCTTACAAAAAATGATGTGGCTTATAAGGTAAATGTAAAAGGAGCATTAGATAATTTATTAACAAAGTGTAAGTATATTATAAAAAATGGAAAAGAAGAAGAATTAACTGAAGAATATAAAAAAGAAATATTAGACAAAGCAAATGAAATGTCTAATAAAGCACTTAGAGTTCTTGCCTGTGCTTATAAAATTGTTGATAAGCAAATAAATAGTGAAGATTTTGAAAAAGATTTAGTTTTAGTGGGTATAGTTGGAATGATAGACCCACCAAGAGAAGAAGTAAAGGCTTCAATTAATGAAGCTAAAAAAGCAGGTATAACTGTTATAATGATAACAGGAGATCACAAAAATACAGCTTTTGCGATTGCAAAGCAATTAGGAATTGCTACAAAAATTGAAGAATGTTGTTTGGGACAAGAGTTAGATAAATATACAGATGATGAATTAGTGGATATAGTAAAAAAATATAGAGTATATTCAAGAGTTTCACCTGAGCATAAGGTTAAGATAGTAAGAGCATTGAAAAAGGGTGGAAATATTGTATCTATGACAGGGGACGGAGTTAATGATGCTCCCTCTTTAAAGGTTGCAGACATAGGAGTTGCAATGGGAATAACAGGTACAGATGTTTCAAAAGGTGCTAGTGATATGATATTAACAGATGATAATTTTACAACAATAGTAACTGCTATAAAAGAAGGTAGAAATATATATAATAATATAAAGAAAGCTATTATTTTTCTATTAACTTGTAATTTGGGAGAAGTTATGACCATTTTAGTTGCAACAATATTTAGATGGCCTCTACCTTTAATTGCTACACAATTATTATGGATTAACTTGGTTACAGATACTTTGCCAGCCTTAGCTTTAGGTGTTGATCCAGCATCTACTGATGTTATGCAAGAAAAACCAAGACCACAAGATGAAAATTTCTTTTCTCATGGTTCAGGTATAAGAGCTATAATAGGAGGCTTTACTATAGGATTTTTAACTCTACTTGCATTTTACATAGGCTTAAAAGAAAAAGGTATTAATTTATTTACAATTATTGATATTAATAGCATACCAGAAGCTCACTTAGCATATGCTAGAACAATGGCCTTTATAGTATTAACAATTTCTCAATTATGCTATGCATTTACAATGAGAAGTGAAAAAGAAAATCTGATAAAAGTAGGAATATTTAAAAATAAATATTTAAATTTATCATTGATAGTTGGGGTAGCATTGCAATTAATGCTAACAGCAACTCCATTATTAGCAAAGGCATTCTGTGTTACAAAATTAACAATTTTTGATTTTGATATAGTAGTTATATTTGTTTTAATTCCGGTTATTATAAATGAAATAATAAAAAAGGTTCAAAAATGA
- the pgsA gene encoding CDP-diacylglycerol--glycerol-3-phosphate 3-phosphatidyltransferase: MMNLSNKLTCLRMILIVPFLILSSLKFYTLYGIQTGWNIFSSILALIVFAIACASDYYDGKIARETNTITDFGKMMDPIADKLITFTFLFVLVKYDKMSVLLVFIMLLREILVTYERIQLVKKGCGVLPAAKIGKIKTVVIMITIAIILIIPDFTFMKILNDILIIPGLILTVYSGVEYHLKAVEELKEGYDE, translated from the coding sequence ATGATGAATCTGTCAAATAAATTAACTTGTTTAAGAATGATTTTAATTGTACCCTTTTTAATTCTTAGTTCCTTGAAATTTTATACATTATATGGAATTCAAACAGGGTGGAATATTTTTAGTTCAATATTAGCTTTGATAGTTTTTGCTATAGCCTGTGCTTCTGATTATTACGATGGAAAAATAGCTAGAGAAACTAATACTATTACAGATTTTGGAAAAATGATGGATCCAATAGCTGATAAATTAATTACATTTACCTTTTTATTTGTATTAGTTAAATATGATAAGATGTCAGTATTATTAGTATTCATTATGTTACTTAGAGAAATATTAGTGACTTATGAAAGAATACAATTAGTAAAAAAAGGTTGTGGAGTTTTACCAGCGGCAAAAATAGGTAAAATAAAGACTGTAGTTATAATGATAACAATAGCTATTATTTTAATAATCCCAGACTTTACATTTATGAAAATATTAAATGATATTTTAATAATCCCAGGTTTAATATTGACAGTTTATTCGGGAGTAGAATATCACTTGAAAGCAGTTGAAGAATTGAAGGAGGGATACGATGAGTAG
- the pnp gene encoding polyribonucleotide nucleotidyltransferase produces the protein MFEKEKTFEIKLGEKTLYVNTGKIARQASGAVLLTCGETTVLVTATRSKDVKKGQDFFPLTVDYIEKFYASGKFPGGFVKRESKPSTEEILISRLVDRPIRPLFPEGFLNAVHVVINTVSYDGINMPENLATIGASLALGISDIPFYGPVAGVTVAYINGEYVLNPTKEEQDKSDIYLSVAGTEDAITMVEACSNEVTEEQMLNAIMFGHEKIKEICKQEQQIISEIGNEKMEIKEVTYDEKVVEFLNEYNKDLKAAILVPGKLEKQAAVDELEEKLLEIFKEKIARELIIESTKQKEISELIEEMLAVEDKKDINYYETEFHKYYHEMEKTIVRNLIIYDKYRPDGRKVDEIRPINAQVDILPIPHGSALFTRGETQSLATVTLGSKDDEQIVDGLDEEKRKKFILHYNFPPFSVGEAGFMRAPGRREIGHGNLAERALKVVMPSEEEFPYTVRVVSDITESNGSSSQASICGGCLALMAAGVPIKGTVAGIAMGLIKEENEYTILTDIQGLEDHLGDMDFKVAGTKKGITAIQMDIKIKGITKEIMDIALKQAHKARFQIIDIMEAEIPEPRKALSKNAPKIINLRIDPSTIAVLIGPAGKTIKAIIEETKVEINIEDDGRVTIFGKDMEMMNKALNLVKKQTMQIELNKEYEGKITKLAKFGAFVEIAPGKEGLLHISEISDKRVKNVEDVLKEGQIITVKVISIDNDKFSLSMKKVGKEQNDESVK, from the coding sequence ATGTTTGAAAAAGAAAAAACATTTGAAATTAAATTAGGAGAAAAAACACTATATGTAAACACTGGTAAGATAGCTAGACAAGCTTCTGGAGCAGTTTTATTAACTTGTGGAGAAACTACAGTTTTAGTTACTGCAACAAGATCAAAAGATGTGAAAAAAGGACAAGATTTTTTCCCATTAACAGTAGATTATATTGAAAAATTCTATGCTTCAGGTAAATTCCCAGGGGGCTTTGTAAAAAGAGAATCAAAACCATCAACAGAAGAAATATTAATATCAAGATTAGTAGATAGACCAATAAGACCTTTATTCCCTGAAGGTTTCTTGAATGCAGTACATGTTGTTATAAACACAGTATCATATGACGGAATTAATATGCCAGAAAATCTTGCAACTATAGGAGCATCATTAGCATTAGGTATTTCTGACATACCATTTTATGGACCTGTTGCTGGGGTAACAGTTGCATATATAAATGGAGAATATGTATTAAATCCTACAAAAGAAGAACAAGATAAAAGTGATATTTATTTATCAGTTGCAGGGACAGAAGATGCAATAACTATGGTAGAAGCTTGTTCAAATGAAGTTACAGAAGAACAAATGTTAAATGCAATTATGTTTGGTCATGAAAAAATAAAAGAAATTTGTAAACAAGAACAACAAATTATTTCAGAAATAGGTAATGAAAAAATGGAAATTAAAGAAGTTACTTATGATGAAAAAGTAGTTGAATTTTTAAATGAATATAATAAAGATTTAAAAGCAGCAATTTTAGTTCCAGGTAAGTTAGAAAAACAAGCAGCAGTAGATGAATTAGAAGAAAAATTATTAGAAATTTTTAAAGAAAAAATTGCAAGAGAATTAATTATTGAAAGTACAAAGCAAAAAGAAATTTCAGAATTAATAGAAGAAATGTTAGCTGTTGAAGATAAAAAAGATATTAATTATTATGAAACAGAATTTCATAAATACTATCATGAAATGGAAAAAACTATAGTTAGAAATCTAATTATTTATGATAAGTATAGACCAGATGGAAGAAAAGTAGATGAAATTAGACCTATAAATGCACAAGTAGATATTTTACCTATACCTCATGGGTCAGCATTATTTACTAGAGGTGAAACTCAATCATTAGCTACTGTCACTTTGGGTTCAAAGGATGATGAACAAATAGTAGATGGATTGGATGAAGAAAAAAGAAAGAAATTTATTTTACATTATAATTTCCCACCATTTTCAGTTGGAGAAGCAGGCTTTATGAGAGCTCCTGGAAGAAGAGAAATAGGACATGGAAATTTAGCAGAAAGAGCTTTAAAAGTTGTTATGCCTAGTGAAGAAGAATTTCCATATACTGTTAGGGTTGTATCAGATATAACAGAATCTAATGGTTCATCTTCACAAGCTTCAATTTGTGGAGGTTGTCTTGCTCTTATGGCAGCAGGAGTTCCAATTAAAGGAACAGTTGCAGGTATAGCAATGGGACTTATTAAAGAAGAAAATGAGTATACAATTTTAACAGATATACAAGGTTTAGAAGATCACTTAGGAGATATGGACTTTAAAGTAGCAGGTACAAAAAAAGGTATAACAGCTATACAAATGGATATAAAGATAAAAGGTATTACAAAAGAAATTATGGATATAGCTTTAAAACAAGCTCATAAAGCAAGATTTCAAATTATTGATATTATGGAAGCTGAAATTCCTGAACCAAGAAAAGCATTATCTAAAAATGCACCAAAAATTATTAATTTAAGAATAGACCCAAGTACTATAGCAGTATTAATAGGACCTGCAGGTAAAACTATAAAAGCAATTATAGAAGAAACAAAGGTTGAAATTAATATAGAAGATGATGGAAGAGTTACAATTTTTGGTAAAGATATGGAAATGATGAATAAGGCCTTGAATTTAGTAAAAAAACAAACAATGCAAATAGAACTTAATAAGGAATATGAAGGAAAGATTACTAAATTAGCGAAATTTGGAGCTTTTGTTGAAATTGCACCAGGTAAAGAAGGACTTTTACATATATCTGAAATATCAGATAAGCGTGTGAAAAATGTGGAAGATGTATTAAAAGAAGGTCAAATTATTACTGTTAAGGTTATAAGTATAGATAATGATAAATTTAGTTTAAGTATGAAAAAGGTTGGAAAGGAGCAAAATGATGAATCTGTCAAATAA
- the uppS gene encoding polyprenyl diphosphate synthase, translated as MNNLKIPKSLAIIMDGNGRWGKLHKGNRTQGHIQGIVALENIIKACIKYGIKTLSVYAFSTENWKRPSLEVNTLMFLFKKYLINKRESLLKEGIRLVISGSKTNISKDLQSTIDETCDFLKSNDKLILNICFNYGGQQEIIDAVNSLIQKGKKTIDFADLEANLYNNIDFPDLVIRTGGELRISNFLIWQLAYSELYFTDCLWPDFNEDELLKALKDFSNRDRRYGGLTNEKK; from the coding sequence ATGAATAATTTGAAAATACCTAAGTCTCTTGCAATAATAATGGATGGTAATGGTCGTTGGGGAAAATTACATAAGGGAAATAGAACACAGGGGCATATTCAAGGAATAGTTGCCTTAGAAAATATAATAAAGGCTTGCATAAAATATGGTATAAAAACGCTTAGTGTTTATGCCTTTTCAACAGAAAATTGGAAAAGACCTAGCCTTGAAGTAAATACTTTGATGTTTTTATTCAAAAAATATTTAATAAATAAAAGAGAAAGTCTTTTGAAAGAAGGCATACGCTTAGTTATAAGTGGTAGTAAAACTAATATTTCAAAAGACCTACAAAGTACAATAGACGAAACTTGTGATTTTTTAAAATCAAATGATAAACTAATTTTGAATATTTGTTTTAATTATGGAGGACAACAAGAAATAATTGATGCAGTTAATAGCCTTATTCAAAAAGGAAAGAAAACTATAGATTTTGCTGATTTAGAAGCAAATTTGTATAACAATATCGATTTTCCTGATCTTGTTATTAGAACAGGTGGTGAACTTAGAATAAGTAATTTCCTTATTTGGCAACTTGCATATTCAGAACTATATTTTACAGATTGTTTATGGCCAGATTTTAACGAAGATGAATTATTAAAAGCTCTAAAAGATTTTTCAAATCGAGATAGACGATATGGAGGTTTAACTAATGAAAAAAAATAG
- a CDS encoding phosphatidate cytidylyltransferase: MKKNRIFLFLFIPLILYILLSSKFLFLVFSEIVVCFSLYEFYKMFKEKNVYMYFGLFIGAFFPPIVYFKLLPSVFLIASFFITAIIQMLTDYDENFTQKLALTFFGIMYIPLLFTYGIKIQNFQFGGLILTYSFASIWACDTFAYLIGSKFGKHKLSKISPNKSIEGVFGGLIGVLIISYIFKYFVGKIFYDTNVALLSIFLTIVAVFGDLFESKIKRDVNIKDSGNILAGHGGFMDRFDSALFVIPFIYFYWRLYVL; this comes from the coding sequence ATGAAAAAAAATAGAATTTTCCTTTTTTTATTTATACCTTTAATACTTTATATATTACTTTCAAGCAAATTTCTTTTTCTAGTTTTTTCGGAAATTGTTGTTTGTTTTTCTTTATACGAATTTTACAAAATGTTTAAAGAAAAAAATGTATATATGTATTTTGGACTTTTCATAGGTGCTTTTTTCCCACCTATTGTTTATTTTAAGTTACTTCCTTCGGTATTTCTTATAGCATCTTTTTTTATAACAGCCATTATACAAATGCTTACTGATTATGATGAAAATTTCACTCAAAAATTAGCCTTAACTTTTTTTGGAATTATGTATATTCCTTTATTATTCACCTATGGTATAAAAATACAAAACTTCCAATTTGGTGGTTTAATACTTACATATTCATTTGCTAGCATTTGGGCTTGTGATACCTTTGCCTATTTAATAGGTTCAAAATTTGGAAAACATAAATTATCAAAAATTTCTCCTAATAAGTCTATAGAAGGCGTTTTCGGTGGTCTTATTGGTGTTTTAATTATTAGCTACATTTTCAAATACTTTGTAGGTAAGATTTTTTATGATACCAATGTAGCCTTATTATCTATATTTTTAACAATAGTAGCCGTATTCGGTGACTTATTCGAATCAAAAATCAAAAGAGATGTAAATATTAAAGATTCAGGAAATATTCTTGCAGGTCATGGAGGTTTCATGGATAGATTTGATAGTGCTTTATTTGTTATACCTTTCATATATTTTTATTGGAGGCTATATGTTCTATAA